A stretch of the Bdellovibrio sp. 22V genome encodes the following:
- a CDS encoding DUF4097 family beta strand repeat-containing protein: MSAILFILSQLLFQPLMAATFEVPVKEGDRLVLKGLEAQVLVVGQAGSSLRVSGVEDSSTEGVFVVTKKDNIIEVRMNEYSGKRSWLNILPKAGSQMKKIEISGVPVPLEAHLRGGSVVAQKWNKDLKVSLTQGRVSSLNGSGSLQIYVQKGDVNVQDHVGRVAADAYSGTMALRNIVGDVDATLFAGQLQIEKVRGFLSLATQQSNSKINQGSGTIQFENGKGTMNIQTFQGRMEGRNQDGTVTISMAMDSEVDVKSKSGRVSVQTPAGSGASLNLMTVEGEITVPSELRVTKLSAEKSVRGRLRGDAQRASVFVRSQEGTISVK; the protein is encoded by the coding sequence ATGTCAGCGATCTTGTTCATATTGTCCCAACTTCTTTTTCAGCCTTTGATGGCAGCCACTTTCGAAGTTCCCGTGAAAGAGGGAGATCGTCTGGTCCTCAAAGGATTAGAAGCCCAGGTGCTCGTTGTGGGACAGGCTGGCAGTTCGCTGCGTGTGTCTGGCGTGGAAGATTCCAGCACCGAGGGCGTATTCGTCGTTACGAAAAAAGATAATATCATCGAAGTCCGCATGAATGAATACAGCGGCAAAAGATCCTGGCTGAACATCTTGCCAAAGGCCGGATCACAAATGAAAAAAATTGAGATTTCAGGAGTTCCTGTACCGTTGGAAGCTCATCTTCGCGGTGGCTCCGTTGTGGCGCAAAAATGGAACAAAGACTTAAAAGTGAGTCTGACTCAAGGGCGCGTGAGTTCTTTAAATGGCTCAGGTTCCCTGCAAATTTATGTGCAAAAAGGGGATGTGAACGTCCAAGATCACGTAGGTCGCGTTGCAGCAGACGCGTACAGTGGTACGATGGCTTTGCGAAACATTGTGGGCGATGTGGATGCGACTCTCTTTGCGGGCCAATTGCAGATTGAAAAAGTCCGTGGCTTTTTGTCTTTAGCGACGCAGCAATCGAATAGCAAAATCAATCAAGGCAGCGGCACGATTCAGTTTGAAAACGGCAAAGGCACAATGAACATTCAAACTTTCCAGGGCCGCATGGAAGGTCGCAATCAAGACGGGACTGTGACCATCAGTATGGCGATGGACTCGGAAGTCGACGTGAAATCGAAATCGGGGAGAGTGAGCGTGCAGACTCCCGCGGGCTCGGGCGCAAGCTTAAATCTGATGACAGTGGAAGGGGAGATCACGGTGCCTTCCGAGTTGCGAGTGACTAAATTAAGTGCAGAGAAAAGTGTTCGCGGTCGTTTGCGGGGCGACGCACAAAGAGCGAGCGTGTTTGTGCGCAGTCAAGAAGGCACAATTTCAGTGAAATGA
- a CDS encoding CoA transferase subunit B, translating to MPLTREQIAKRIAQEVEDGYCVNLGIGIPTLVANYIPHDKFVMLQSENGLLGMGPFPYEKDVDADLINAGKQTVTALPGASFFSSADSFAMIRGGHVDLTVLGAMEVDETGSIANWMVPGKMVKGMGGAMDLVAGARNVIVAMQHTDKEGNSKLRTKCTLPLTGVKCIKKIVSDYGVIEVTPQGFVLKEYAPDLTPEKVLAATEGKMTIAPDCKAMTV from the coding sequence ATGCCATTAACAAGAGAACAAATTGCGAAACGTATCGCGCAAGAAGTTGAAGACGGCTATTGTGTGAATCTTGGAATCGGCATTCCAACTTTGGTTGCGAACTATATTCCCCACGATAAATTCGTTATGTTACAAAGTGAAAACGGCCTTCTTGGAATGGGCCCCTTCCCCTACGAAAAAGACGTCGATGCAGATCTGATCAACGCCGGCAAACAAACTGTGACAGCTCTTCCGGGAGCCAGTTTCTTTTCCAGCGCTGACAGCTTTGCGATGATTCGTGGCGGTCACGTTGATCTCACAGTTTTAGGTGCTATGGAAGTGGACGAAACTGGAAGCATAGCGAACTGGATGGTGCCTGGTAAGATGGTTAAAGGTATGGGCGGCGCGATGGACCTGGTTGCAGGTGCTCGTAACGTTATCGTAGCCATGCAGCACACGGACAAGGAAGGGAACTCGAAACTTCGTACGAAGTGCACGTTGCCTTTGACCGGCGTGAAGTGCATCAAGAAAATCGTTAGTGACTACGGCGTGATCGAAGTGACTCCTCAAGGTTTTGTTTTGAAGGAGTACGCCCCCGACCTCACTCCAGAAAAAGTTCTTGCCGCCACAGAAGGAAAAATGACCATCGCTCCTGACTGTAAAGCGATGACTGTCTAA
- a CDS encoding acetyl-CoA C-acetyltransferase yields MENVVIVSSVRTPVTSFQGGFSSLPAPKLGAVAIKEAITRAGVSADEIDECIMGEVLTAGVGQAPARQAAIYAGLKNTTPCMTINKVCGSGLKAVMLAADSIALGNTKIAVAGGQENMTLAPHLLENSRAGYRMGPTQMTDSMIKDGLWDPYNNFHMGSAAEICVKEHNFTREQQDAFAIDSYKKAQDAWSKGVFKNEIAPVVVEGKKGAVTIDKDEEPFNTNFDKIPGLKPAFDKAGTITAANASKINDGAAAHVLMSESEAKKRGLKPLAKIVAHGTFAHEPKYFTTAPVGAIKKALAKAGLNVGDIDLWEINEAFAVVTQVAMKELEIPAEKVNVHGGAVAIGHPIGASGARILATLVHALHTHGKRYGLATLCIGGGEAVALIVEKA; encoded by the coding sequence ATGGAAAATGTCGTGATTGTGAGCAGCGTAAGAACGCCAGTAACTTCTTTCCAGGGTGGTTTTTCTTCCCTACCTGCACCAAAGCTAGGTGCGGTTGCTATCAAGGAAGCGATCACTCGCGCGGGTGTTTCTGCTGACGAAATCGATGAGTGCATTATGGGTGAGGTTTTAACTGCAGGCGTGGGGCAAGCTCCGGCTCGTCAAGCGGCGATTTATGCAGGACTTAAAAACACAACACCTTGTATGACCATCAATAAAGTTTGCGGATCTGGTCTTAAAGCGGTGATGTTGGCAGCGGACTCGATTGCTCTTGGCAACACAAAAATTGCTGTCGCCGGCGGCCAGGAAAACATGACTTTAGCTCCGCACTTGCTTGAAAATTCTCGCGCTGGTTACCGCATGGGTCCAACGCAAATGACAGACTCTATGATCAAAGACGGTCTTTGGGATCCGTATAACAACTTCCACATGGGAAGTGCGGCTGAGATCTGCGTGAAAGAGCACAACTTCACACGCGAGCAACAAGATGCTTTCGCGATCGACTCTTACAAAAAAGCGCAAGACGCTTGGAGCAAAGGTGTTTTCAAAAACGAAATCGCTCCGGTTGTTGTTGAAGGTAAAAAAGGCGCGGTCACTATTGATAAAGACGAAGAGCCGTTCAATACAAACTTTGATAAAATCCCTGGTTTGAAACCCGCTTTCGATAAAGCAGGAACAATCACAGCGGCGAACGCTTCAAAAATCAACGACGGTGCTGCGGCTCACGTTTTGATGTCTGAAAGCGAAGCAAAAAAACGCGGCTTAAAACCGTTGGCGAAAATCGTAGCCCACGGCACTTTCGCGCACGAGCCAAAATACTTCACGACAGCTCCTGTAGGCGCGATCAAAAAAGCCTTGGCAAAAGCCGGCTTGAATGTTGGTGACATTGATCTTTGGGAGATCAACGAGGCTTTCGCGGTTGTGACTCAGGTGGCGATGAAAGAGCTTGAGATCCCTGCGGAAAAAGTGAACGTGCACGGTGGAGCAGTTGCTATCGGTCACCCGATCGGCGCTTCAGGCGCTCGTATTTTGGCAACTCTTGTTCACGCTCTTCATACGCACGGAAAACGTTACGGTCTAGCGACTTTGTGTATCGGTGGCGGTGAAGCGGTGGCATTGATCGTCGAGAAGGCTTAA
- a CDS encoding DUF151 domain-containing protein, with product MKDLSDFNNLKAQIIFAHPSQEEETFHQNDLVQLFPYGLSVTTDAMRPFLLLKDEAHQYTLPVAVSPIDAGVALSQSNKMILESSPHKFTAMLMESLGLEIKQAVFVEIRGSHQYLRLYMSGNAQKNSFKLRSDEVMSLCLYLGVPLFATKNFIGRSRVMNAEVESSAQKLQNIGLMDKGSGYLN from the coding sequence ATGAAAGACCTTTCAGATTTTAATAATCTCAAAGCTCAAATTATTTTTGCGCATCCATCGCAAGAAGAAGAGACCTTTCATCAGAATGATCTCGTGCAGCTCTTTCCTTATGGTTTGTCGGTAACGACAGATGCCATGCGTCCGTTTTTGCTTTTGAAAGACGAAGCCCATCAGTACACATTGCCTGTGGCGGTGAGTCCGATTGATGCCGGCGTTGCTCTTTCGCAGTCGAACAAGATGATTCTGGAATCATCTCCGCATAAATTTACGGCGATGTTGATGGAGTCCTTAGGACTGGAAATTAAACAAGCTGTGTTTGTTGAGATTCGCGGATCGCATCAGTATTTGCGTCTTTACATGAGTGGTAACGCGCAAAAAAATTCTTTCAAACTTCGTTCAGATGAAGTGATGTCTTTGTGTTTGTATTTAGGCGTTCCTCTTTTTGCGACAAAAAATTTCATCGGACGTTCGCGTGTGATGAATGCTGAAGTCGAGAGCAGCGCACAAAAACTGCAAAATATCGGTTTGATGGACAAAGGGTCTGGCTATCTGAATTAG
- a CDS encoding CoA transferase subunit A — protein sequence MSKKVFTDAKSALFDVKDNMTLVLGGFGLCGIPENCIAALRDMGVKGLTCVSNNAGVDDFGLGQLLQNRQIKKMISSYVGENALFEKLYMSGELELEFCPQGTLAERIRAGGAGIAGFYTPTGVGTLVAEGKEIKNFEGRDYVLERGIKGDFAFVKAWKGDKFGNLVFRKTARNFNPMAATAGKITVAEVEELVEIGELDPDQVHTPGVYVQRIFQGKEYQKRIEQKTVRKD from the coding sequence ATGAGCAAAAAAGTCTTTACAGACGCGAAGAGCGCCCTCTTTGACGTAAAAGATAATATGACTTTAGTTCTTGGCGGATTCGGCTTGTGCGGAATTCCCGAGAATTGCATCGCAGCTTTGCGTGACATGGGTGTGAAAGGTCTTACTTGCGTTTCCAACAACGCCGGTGTTGACGACTTTGGTTTGGGGCAGCTTTTGCAAAATCGCCAAATCAAAAAAATGATTTCTTCTTATGTCGGCGAAAACGCCTTGTTTGAAAAACTCTACATGAGCGGAGAATTGGAATTAGAATTCTGCCCACAAGGAACTTTGGCAGAGCGTATTCGTGCCGGCGGTGCGGGTATCGCAGGATTCTACACGCCAACAGGCGTGGGAACTCTGGTCGCTGAAGGCAAAGAGATCAAGAATTTCGAGGGCCGTGATTATGTTCTTGAGCGCGGAATCAAAGGCGACTTTGCTTTCGTGAAAGCCTGGAAAGGCGACAAATTCGGAAATCTTGTTTTCAGAAAAACAGCGCGCAACTTCAACCCGATGGCGGCGACGGCTGGCAAAATCACAGTGGCTGAGGTGGAAGAACTTGTTGAAATTGGCGAGTTGGATCCAGATCAAGTCCATACTCCAGGTGTTTATGTGCAAAGGATCTTCCAAGGTAAGGAATATCAAAAGCGCATTGAACAAAAAACTGTGAGAAAGGACTAG